One region of Nitrospinaceae bacterium genomic DNA includes:
- a CDS encoding DNA-binding response regulator — protein MPTHNSKIKVFIADDHAIVRQGLKQILSETSNLIVVGEAGNGKEVLQKIEGTKVDVLLMDYDMPGKNGLDVLIELKSILPNLPVIIISIFPEEHYGTRFLKAGASGYLTKGSAPEQVVEAIKTVYCGGNFVSPNLTAKLVSELKKDSAKLPHEILSDREFQVFIMIASGKRLKTIAEELSLSVNTVSTHRTRILEKLEMASNSDLTYYAVKNGLIN, from the coding sequence ATGCCAACCCATAATTCGAAAATAAAAGTTTTCATCGCCGACGATCATGCCATTGTCCGGCAGGGCTTAAAGCAAATCCTTTCTGAAACTTCTAATCTAATCGTTGTGGGGGAGGCGGGGAACGGCAAGGAAGTCTTGCAAAAAATTGAGGGCACCAAAGTGGATGTTCTTTTAATGGATTACGACATGCCAGGAAAAAACGGCCTGGATGTACTGATTGAATTGAAAAGCATCCTCCCGAATTTGCCGGTGATTATCATAAGCATTTTTCCCGAAGAACATTACGGAACCCGGTTTCTTAAAGCCGGAGCATCGGGTTATTTGACCAAAGGCAGTGCCCCGGAACAGGTGGTCGAAGCCATTAAAACCGTCTATTGCGGTGGTAATTTCGTGAGCCCCAATCTGACGGCGAAACTGGTGTCCGAATTAAAAAAAGATTCCGCAAAACTGCCGCACGAAATTCTTTCCGACCGGGAGTTTCAGGTGTTCATCATGATTGCCTCTGGCAAACGACTTAAAACCATCGCTGAGGAACTTTCTCTCAGTGTCAACACCGTCAGCACCCACAGGACCCGCATCCTCGAAAAACTGGAAATGGCAAGCAACTCAGATTTGACCTATTACGCGGTAAAAAACGGTTTGATAAACTGA